From one Rhopalosiphum padi isolate XX-2018 chromosome 2, ASM2088224v1, whole genome shotgun sequence genomic stretch:
- the LOC132921342 gene encoding uridine-cytidine kinase-like 1 isoform X1 — MAAKIQPFDPPSSASSDSDLNEYRDVVGDISVALDNDDEESDSIISSSMSPSKQSTSAPSTVLVKSPRSTLRQRTTSVSQSTKKTATESVLQSHTRTIYTAGRPPWYNTAGQQVEPFVIGVCGGSASGKTTVARKIIESLNVPWVVLLSMDSFYKVLTEEQHEKAAHNEYNFDHPEAFDFELLTSTLQRLKDGKKVEVPIYNFVTHARETKTKTMYGANVIIFEGIMAFYNTDVLKMLDMKVFVDTDADIRLARRLKRDISQRGRDLQGVLKQYCNMVKPSFSHYIAPSMIHADIIVPRGGDNTVAIELIVRHVHKQLQARGFKLRETLAMSYIGQPLPSSIHLLPSTPQTQGLHTFIRNKDTPKDEFIFYSKRLIRLVIEFALSLLPFKDVIVDTPQCVPYSGKRCASDKICGVSILRAGETMEQAVCDVCKDIRIGKILIQTNRSTGEPELYYLRLPKDIKDYMVILMDATVATGAAAMMAIRVLLDHDVPEENILLVSLLMAESGVHTIAYAFPQVRIVTSAVDPEINEKFHVLPGIGNFGDRYFGTEPEEYLSS, encoded by the exons ATGGCTGCTAAAATACAACCATTTGATCCTCCGAGTTCTGCCAGTTCCGATAG TGATTTGAACGAATATCGTGATGTAGTTGGTGACATTTCGGTTGCTTTAGATAATGATGACGAAGAAAGTGATAGCATAATCTCATCTAGTATGTCACCATCTAAACAGTCGACTAGTGCGCCATCAACgg tgttGGTGAAATCTCCTCGATCAACTTTACGACAAAGAACAACTTCTGTCAGCCAATCGACTAAAAAAACAGCTACAGAGTCAGTATTGCAGTCTCACACGCGCACAATTTACACAGCTGGTCGACCACCATGGTACAACACTGCTGGACAACAAGTAGAACCATTTGTTATTG GTGTATGTGGTGGAAGTGCTTCTGGGAAAACAACTGTGGctagaaaaataatagaatcGTTAAATGTACCATGGGTTGTATTGCTTAGCATGGATTCATTTTATaag GTGTTAACTGAAGAACAACACGAGAAAGCTGCTCATAATGAGTATAACTTTGATCATCCAGAAGCGTTTGATTTTGAACTCTTGACTTCTACTTTACAAAGATTAAAAGATGGCAAAAAAGttgaagtacctatttataattttgtcacACACGCCAGAGAAACTAAAACT aaaacaatGTATGGcgcaaatgttataatatttgaaggAATTATGGCATTTTATAATACAGATGTTTTGAAG atgTTGGATATGAAGGTGTTTGTAGATACTGATGCTGATATTAGATTAGCACGGAGACTCAAGAGAGATATATCTCAACGAGGTAGAGATCTTCAAGGTGTTTTAAAACAGTATTGTAATATGGTAAAACCATCATTTTCACATTATATCGCTCCGTCCATGATCCATGCTGATATCATTGTACCCCGAGGTGGAGATAATACAGTTGCTATAGAATTAATAGTTCGTCATGTACATAAACAACTACAAGCG CGAGGATTTAAATTACGAGAAACACTTGCAATGTCTTATATCGGTCAACCTCTACCCAGTTCTATTCATCTATTGCCATCTACACCACAAACACAAGgcttacatacatttatacgaAACAAGGACACACCCAAggatgaatttatattttattccaaacGGCTTATTAGACTAGTTATTGAGTTTGCGCTATCATTGTTGCCATTCAAA GATGTTATTGTAGATACTCCCCAGTGTGTCCCATATTCTGGTAAGAGATGTGCTAGTGACAAGATATGTGGTGTGTCGATTTTGAGAGCTGGAGAAACAATGGAACAAGCAGTTTGTGATGTTTGTAAGGACATACGTATCGGGAAAATTTTGATTCAAACAAATAGATCCACTGGCGAACCAGAA CTCTATTATTTGCGCCTACCTAAAGATATTAAAGactatatggtaattttaatgGATGCCACAGTAGCTACCGGTGCAGCTGCAATGATGGCCATTCGAGTACTTTTAGATCATGATGTTCctgaagaaaatattttattggtgtCATTACTAATGGCTGAATCTG gggTGCACACAATTGCATATGCATTTCCTCAAGTGCGCATCGTTACATCAGCTGTTGATCcagaaataaatgaaaaattccaTGTTTTACCAGGAATTGGTAATTTTGGTGATAGATATTTTGGCACTGAACCGGAAGAGTACTTATCCAGTTAG
- the LOC132921342 gene encoding uridine-cytidine kinase-like 1 isoform X2, which produces MSPSKQSTSAPSTVLVKSPRSTLRQRTTSVSQSTKKTATESVLQSHTRTIYTAGRPPWYNTAGQQVEPFVIGVCGGSASGKTTVARKIIESLNVPWVVLLSMDSFYKVLTEEQHEKAAHNEYNFDHPEAFDFELLTSTLQRLKDGKKVEVPIYNFVTHARETKTKTMYGANVIIFEGIMAFYNTDVLKMLDMKVFVDTDADIRLARRLKRDISQRGRDLQGVLKQYCNMVKPSFSHYIAPSMIHADIIVPRGGDNTVAIELIVRHVHKQLQARGFKLRETLAMSYIGQPLPSSIHLLPSTPQTQGLHTFIRNKDTPKDEFIFYSKRLIRLVIEFALSLLPFKDVIVDTPQCVPYSGKRCASDKICGVSILRAGETMEQAVCDVCKDIRIGKILIQTNRSTGEPELYYLRLPKDIKDYMVILMDATVATGAAAMMAIRVLLDHDVPEENILLVSLLMAESGVHTIAYAFPQVRIVTSAVDPEINEKFHVLPGIGNFGDRYFGTEPEEYLSS; this is translated from the exons ATGTCACCATCTAAACAGTCGACTAGTGCGCCATCAACgg tgttGGTGAAATCTCCTCGATCAACTTTACGACAAAGAACAACTTCTGTCAGCCAATCGACTAAAAAAACAGCTACAGAGTCAGTATTGCAGTCTCACACGCGCACAATTTACACAGCTGGTCGACCACCATGGTACAACACTGCTGGACAACAAGTAGAACCATTTGTTATTG GTGTATGTGGTGGAAGTGCTTCTGGGAAAACAACTGTGGctagaaaaataatagaatcGTTAAATGTACCATGGGTTGTATTGCTTAGCATGGATTCATTTTATaag GTGTTAACTGAAGAACAACACGAGAAAGCTGCTCATAATGAGTATAACTTTGATCATCCAGAAGCGTTTGATTTTGAACTCTTGACTTCTACTTTACAAAGATTAAAAGATGGCAAAAAAGttgaagtacctatttataattttgtcacACACGCCAGAGAAACTAAAACT aaaacaatGTATGGcgcaaatgttataatatttgaaggAATTATGGCATTTTATAATACAGATGTTTTGAAG atgTTGGATATGAAGGTGTTTGTAGATACTGATGCTGATATTAGATTAGCACGGAGACTCAAGAGAGATATATCTCAACGAGGTAGAGATCTTCAAGGTGTTTTAAAACAGTATTGTAATATGGTAAAACCATCATTTTCACATTATATCGCTCCGTCCATGATCCATGCTGATATCATTGTACCCCGAGGTGGAGATAATACAGTTGCTATAGAATTAATAGTTCGTCATGTACATAAACAACTACAAGCG CGAGGATTTAAATTACGAGAAACACTTGCAATGTCTTATATCGGTCAACCTCTACCCAGTTCTATTCATCTATTGCCATCTACACCACAAACACAAGgcttacatacatttatacgaAACAAGGACACACCCAAggatgaatttatattttattccaaacGGCTTATTAGACTAGTTATTGAGTTTGCGCTATCATTGTTGCCATTCAAA GATGTTATTGTAGATACTCCCCAGTGTGTCCCATATTCTGGTAAGAGATGTGCTAGTGACAAGATATGTGGTGTGTCGATTTTGAGAGCTGGAGAAACAATGGAACAAGCAGTTTGTGATGTTTGTAAGGACATACGTATCGGGAAAATTTTGATTCAAACAAATAGATCCACTGGCGAACCAGAA CTCTATTATTTGCGCCTACCTAAAGATATTAAAGactatatggtaattttaatgGATGCCACAGTAGCTACCGGTGCAGCTGCAATGATGGCCATTCGAGTACTTTTAGATCATGATGTTCctgaagaaaatattttattggtgtCATTACTAATGGCTGAATCTG gggTGCACACAATTGCATATGCATTTCCTCAAGTGCGCATCGTTACATCAGCTGTTGATCcagaaataaatgaaaaattccaTGTTTTACCAGGAATTGGTAATTTTGGTGATAGATATTTTGGCACTGAACCGGAAGAGTACTTATCCAGTTAG